A region of Anopheles merus strain MAF chromosome 2R, AmerM5.1, whole genome shotgun sequence DNA encodes the following proteins:
- the LOC121591137 gene encoding probable ATP-dependent RNA helicase kurz: MGKRRFNEKGRQKVETIIDDSETKKIKLDFAPGDEYGGQDNSNVLVLPSKKRETKIKKDRTVVTKILSKKQRKRLEKIVDQKKKKENRSSLIASLVAVQASKDDLSGFRKLSEVQTKGLKQHFKEQKYGVTYVEKPVNNAKEAGVAKIKSLVGSRRKRLALLRQADPASVEEVEGEYDPNVVGLNDPSSSEDESEEEVEEGSEQEKEESEQESAQEDENKEVDKNQPQQESITEEGSKKEENAPPEDVKQSNGEEEKPTVVDRKPATYIHVERDPAIQAARLKLPILGEEQIIMETISENKITILAGETGSGKTTQIPQFLYEAGYGERGLIGVTEPRRVAAVSMSKRVAHEMNLSTDVVSYLIRYEGNVTDRTKIKFMTDGVLLKEIEVDFLLNKYSCIILDEAHERSVYTDILMGLLSRIVRLREKRGNNPLRVIIMSATLRVQDFTENKKLFLDTPPVINIDSRQFPVTVHFNKTTPDDYLREAFLKTVKIHTKLPDGGILVFLTGQKEVNTMVRKLRKMFPLRGDKEGVRTGKKVDEKKEEVVKDEEDEFDNVYRGKPAHKPPKAKSSRRQKRDQLPVLPQINLDAYDLPHVDDTEGDRAEENDTASELESEDEDDELNAANLSASVSELRKSQPLWVLPLYSMLSPDKQQLIFQPPPEGARLCVVATNVAETSLTIPDIKYVVDTGRQKTKLYDKTTGVTAFVVTYTSKASANQRAGRAGRVAPGHCYRLYSSAVFNDEFVEFAPPEVQQKPVDGLMLQMKCMGIDKVLNFPFPSPPDPVQLLSAEQRLLQLGALEQVIVRDGGQKVQKNQTLTRVTELGRTMAAFPVAPRFGKMLALSHQHALLPYVICLVAALSVQEVLEEVSLSEEANNTESGKRWRQKRKIWAGTGESLLLGDPMILLKAVGAAEHAHSKGVLEEFCTENGIRLKAIREIRKLRIQLTNEVNANLLGMNLAVDPDMAPPTATQIQLLRQLLLIGNADQIARKLPESDIKLKTDARKLKHAYNLPMIDEPVFLHASSVLRREQPEWVCYQEAYEAIVPGVVGEEGSDKTKMFVRGITAIEPDWLPKFVPNVCNAIDVLEEPIPPAYNAATDTIECHVRATFGKTSWELPASVVEMPKNMLRCKYLLKFILQGIVFKQLKPFRKSLLSSPDSVLKLYSTAVPRIDAALKVMLANELFNAQRLHELWQANPKFFCREYADFLPVSCHEDVAKLWPPVE; this comes from the exons TCAAAGAAGCGCGAGACCAAAATCAAAAAAGACCGTACGGTGGTGACGAAAATCTTGTCGAAAAAGCAACGCAAACGGCTGGAAAAGATTGTCgatcagaagaagaaaaaggaaaatcgcTCCTCGCTCATTGCCTCGCTAGTGGCCGTGCAGGCGTCGAAGGACGACTTGAGTGGCTTTCGGAAGTTGAGCGAGGTGCAGACGAAAGGGTTGAAGCAACATTTCAAGGAGCAAAAGTATGGCGTTACCTACGTGGAGAAACCGGTCAACAATGCGAAGGAAGCAGGCGTGGCCAAGATCAAAAGTTTGGTCGGTAGTCGCCGGAAGCGGTTGGCCTTACTGCGCCAGGCAGATCCAGCATCGGTGGAGGAGGTGGAAGGTGAATATGATCCCAATGTGGTCGGGTTGAACGATCCCTCCTCGAGTGAAGATGAATCGGAAGAGGAAGTGGAAGAGGGAAGCGAGCAGGAGAAAGAGGAGAGCGAACAGGAATCCGCTCAAGAGGATGAAAACAAAGAGGTAGACAAAAATCAACCGCAACAAGAGTCGATCACAGAGGAAGGCAGTAAAAAGGAAGAGAATGCACCTCCCGAGGATGTGAAGCAATCCAATGGCGAGGAAGAGAAGCCCACTGTGGTGGATCGAAAACCAGCCACCTACATTCACGTGGAGCGCGACCCCGCAATCCAAGCAGCCCGTTTAAAGCTTCCAATTCTGGGCGAAGAGCAGATAATTATGGAAACGAtaagtgaaaacaaaattacCATTCTAGCCGGTGAAACGGGAAGCGGAAAAACGACCCAAATACCGCAATTCCTCTACGAAGCCGGTTATGGCGAACGGGGGCTGATCGGTGTTACCGAACCGCGGCGTGTGGCAGCCGTCTCCATGTCGAAGCGTGTCGCACACGAGATGAACCTGTCGACCGACGTCGTCTCGTACCTGATCCGGTACGAAGGCAACGTGACGGACAGGACAAAGATCAAGTTCATGACGGACGGTGTGCTGCTGAAAGAGATCGAGGTGGACTTTCTGCTCAACAAGTACTCCTGCATCATACTGGACGAGGCGCACGAGCGGAGCGTCTACACCGACATCCTCATGGGGTTGCTGTCGCGCATCGTTCGGTTGCGCGAAAAGCGTGGCAACAATCCGTTGCGCGTAATCATCATGTCGGCCACGTTGCGCGTGCAGGATTTTACGGAAAACAAGAAACTGTTCCTGGACACACCGCCCGTCATTAATATCGATTCGCGCCAGTTTCCCGTGACGGTGCACTTTAACAAAACTACGCCGGACGATTATTTGCGCGAAGCTTTTCTGAAGACGGTGAAAATTCACACCAAACTGCCGGACGGTGGTATACTGGTGTTTTTGACCGGTCAGAAGGAGGTGAACACGATGGTGCGCAAACTGCGCAAAATGTTCCCATTGCGCGGGGACAAGGAGGGCGTAAGGACCGGTAAGAAAGTGGACGAGAAGAAGGAGGAGGTGGTGAAAGACGAAGAGGACGAGTTTGATAATGTGTACCGGGGCAAGCCGGCCCACAAACCGCCCAAAGCGAAATCGAGCAGAAGGCAGAAACGTGATCAGCTCCCCGTACTGCCGCAGATCAACCTGGATGCGTACGATCTACCTCACGTGGACGATACCGAGGGTGATCGGGCGGAAGAGAACGACACGGCCAGTGAGCTGGAGTCggaggacgaggacgacgagctGAACGCGGCCAACCTTTCCGCCAGCGTGTCCGAACTGCGCAAAAGTCAACCGCTGTGGGTGTTGCCGCTGTACTCGATGCTGTCGCCGGACAAGCAGCAGCTCATCTTCCAACCCCCGCCGGAAGGCGCTCGGCTGTGCGTGGTCGCCACGAACGTGGCCGAAACGTCGCTCACCATCCCGGACATCAAGTACGTGGTCGACACGGGCCGGCAGAAGACGAAGCTGTACGACAAAACGACGGGCGTGACCGCGTTCGTGGTGACGTACACGAGCAAAGCGTCGGCAAACCAGCGAGCTGGCCGGGCGGGACGTGTCGCACCCGGGCACTGCTATCGGCTCTACTCCAGTGCCGTGTTTAACGACGAGTTTGTAGAGTTTGCACCGCCCGAGGTGCAGCAGAAGCCCGTCGACGGGTTGATGCTGCAGATGAAGTGTATGGGCATTGATAAGGTGCTGAATTTCCCCTTCCCCTCGCCGCCCGATCCGGTGCAGCTGCTGTCGGCCGAGCAGCGGCTGCTGCAGCTAGGCGCACTGGAGCAGGTGATCGTTCGGGACGGTGGCCAGAAGGTGCAGAAGAATCAAACGCTTACGCGCGTCACCGAGCTGGGGCGTACGATGGCCGCCTTCCCGGTAGCGCCACGGTTCGGGAAGATGCTTGCGCTCAGCCATCAGCATGCGCTGCTCCCGTACGTGATCTGTCTCGTGGCGGCCCTGTCCGTGCAGGAAGTGCTGGAGGAGGTATCGCTGTCGGAGGAGGCCAACAACACGGAAAGTGGTAAGCGCTGGCGCCAGAAGCGGAAGATTTGGGCCGGGACGGGCGAATCGTTGCTGCTCGGTGATCCCATGATACTGCTGAAAGCGGTCGGTGCGGCCGAGCACGCCCACAGCAAAGGTGTGCTAGAAGAGTTTTGCACCGAAAATGGTATCCGGTTGAAAGCGATCCGCGAAATTCGTAAGCTACGCATCCAGCTAACGAACGAGGTGAACGCCAACCTGCTCGGCATGAACCTGGCCGTCGATCCGGATATGGCACCACCGACCGCAACACAAATCCAGCTCCTAcggcagctgctgctgatcggCAATGCGGATCAGATCGCGCGCAAACTGCCCGAGAGTGACATTAAGCTGAAGACGGATGCGCGCAAGCTGAAGCATGCGTACAATCTGCCCATGATTGATGAGCCCGTGTTTCTGCACGCGAGTTCCGTGCTGCGGCGGGAGCAGCCCGAGTGGGTATGCTACCAGGAGGCGTACGAAGCGATCGTACCGGGCGTCGTCGGGGAGGAGGGAAGCGATAAGACGAAAATGTTCGTGCGCGGCATCACCGCCATCGAGCCGGACTGGTTGCCCAAGTTTGTGCCGAACGTGTGCAACGCGATCGACGTGCTGGAGGAACCGATCCCACCGGCGTACAATGCGGCAACCGATACGATCGAATGCCACGTGAGGGCGACGTTCGGCAAGACGAGCTGGGAGCTGCCGGCGTCCGTGGTGGAGATGCCCAAAAACATGCTTCGATGCAA ATACCTTTTAAAGTTTATCCTACAAGGGATCGTTTTTAAGCAGCTGAAACCGTTTCGGAAATCGTTACTTTCGTCCCCGGACTCGGTGCTGAAGCTGTACTCCACGGCCGTCCCCCGTATCGATGCGGCGTTGAAGGTGATGCTGGCGAACGAGCTGTTCAATGCGCAGCGTTTACACGAGCTGTGGCAAGCGAATCCAAAGT TTTTCTGCCGTGAATATGCTGACTTTCTGCCAGTCTCCTGCCACGAGGATGTTGCCAAACTGTGGCCCCCGGTGGAGTAA